One segment of Pempheris klunzingeri isolate RE-2024b chromosome 20, fPemKlu1.hap1, whole genome shotgun sequence DNA contains the following:
- the eme1 gene encoding crossover junction endonuclease EME1, which yields MGSLSDSNSDSDEELPVFDFLQPGRHLSRASESHTEKHLVGSGTEEAAMFSSAKGYVGACAGTAGVMTISSESDDDSPHVPLAQRLKQRRDDVISASSAGTNGKDAERYSPSNLASAQLSWQNGSSGSGCLLSFHQVRTVSQEVSDGPDEMAALPHRWLPPKPLSATGSSDTSPAKRKPAKRTVEEIQASREEALRRRQARERQQRGKEALRQEQERQKAERKALAEAAKALRPEECIKHMVVAVDPALLQLEGSGTLLASVQALGCSCAIEKQPLPRSVSWLRRAPCAQPDDGVCVPEAHLVMQMTADDIISLIHSYIQEERHGRHGSAPTLTSWVQEQQRRNPGKILSLAVIDMDKYFRSQKSQSQRRFREAVAGEEPGGGKVRKRRKNGAGDQLPEVSRVEVEEAAVHLQLNTGVSVHFLSTWKDFSDHIAMTTKAVAEAPFKREREKTGFSFHLESEWAGGQRVDKAGRGLLQVWKRQIQQFNRVSPDMASAILAAYPSPQLLKKAYNLCRTDREKISLLSDLLIRRGEGVTSTTRRVGPELSKRVFLMMNSWDPEQNLDASA from the exons ATGGGCAGCCTCAGTGACTccaacagtgacagtgatgaggaGCTGCCGGTGTTTGACTTCCTCCAGCCGGGTCGACACCTCAGTCGAGCCTCCGAGAgccacacagagaaacatctgGTCGGCTCTGGTACAGAAGAGGCAGCCATGTTCTCATCTGCGAAGGGATATGTGGGTGCATGTGCAGGAACGGCTGGTGTGATGACGATCAGCAGCGAATCTGATGATGATTCACCTCATGTCCCCCTGGCACAGAGACTCAAACAGAGACGAGACGATGTGATTAGTGCCTCCTCCGCTGGCACTAATGGGAAAGATGCAGAGCGGTATTCGCCATCCAATCTGGCCAGCGCACAGCTCTCTTGGCAAAATGGTTCTTCGGGGTCGGGCTGCCTGCTCAGCTTCCATCAGGTGAGAACAGTGAGCCAAGAGGTCTCAGATGGCCCAGATGAGATGGCGGCTCTCCCTCATCGGTGGCTGCCTCCGAAGCCTCTCTCCGCTACGGGGAGCTCCGACACCTCTCCTGCCAAGAGGAAGCCTGCCAAACGGACGGTGGAGGAGATCCAGGCCTCCAGGGAGGAGgctctgaggaggaggcaggccagggagagacagcagaggggCAAGGAGGCACTCAGGCAGgaacaagagagacagaaagcagagaggaaagctCTGGCAGAGGCTGCCAAGGCCCTGAGGCCGGAGGAGTGTATCAAGCACATGGTGGTGGCTGTGGACCCAG ctctgTTACAGCTGGAAGGAAGCGGGACTCTGCTGGCGTCAGTGCAAGCTCTGGGCTGTAGCTGCGCCATAGAAAAACAACCCCTCCCACGCAGTGTCAGCTGGCTGAGGAGGGCTCCCTGTGCACAg ccGgatgatggagtgtgtgtgccaGAGGCCCACCTTGTGATGCAGATGACAGCTGATGACATCATCTCTCTGATCCACAGCTACATTCAG GAGGAGAGGCATGGCAGGCATGGCTCTGCTCCCACTCTGACGTCCTGggtgcaggagcagcagaggcgTAACCCCGGCAAAATCCTCAGCCTGGCGGTCATCGACATGGACAAATACTTCAG ATCTCAGAAGTCACAAAGCCAGAGGAGGTTTCGAGAGGCAGTCGCAGGCGAGGAGCCGGGGGGGGggaaagtgaggaagaggaggaagaatggaGCAGGTGATCAGCTACCTGAAGTGTCACGGGTTGAAGTTGAGGAG GCAGCGGTACATCTCCAGCTTAACACTGGTGTCTCAGTCCACTTCTTGTCCACCTGGAAGGACTTCTCAGATCACATCGCCATGACAACCAAAGCGGTAGCCGAAGCCCCTTTCAA gcgagagagggagaagacGGGCTTCTCTTTCCACCTGGAGAGCGAGTGGGCGGGGGGGCAGCGTGTGGATAAAGCAGGGAGGGggctgctgcaggtgtggaaGAGACAGATCCAACAGTTCAACAGAGTCAGTCCAGATATGGCCTCAGCCATCCTGGCAGCGTATCCTTCCCCACAGCTGCTCAAGAAG GCTTACAATCTGTGCAGGACTGACCGTGAGAAGATCTCCCTGCTGTCTGACCTTCTGATCCGCAGAGGAGAGGGCGTCACCTCCACCACCCGCAGGGTCGGTCCAGAGCTTTCCAAACGAGTCTTCCTCATGATGAACTCCTGGGATCCTGAGCAGAATCTGGACGCCAGCGCCTGA
- the mrpl27 gene encoding large ribosomal subunit protein bL27m — protein sequence MAALASLMLKSRAGLLVPSQSSLLDSVRFASKKSGGSSKNLGGKSPGKRYGFKKQDGNFVHAGNVLATQRLIRYHPGAHVGMGTNKTLFALEDGYVRFTKEVYIPPPRCPEATQVITKLPKGTVLYKTFINVLPVKQEGKFKLVDMV from the exons ATGGCGGCGCTCGCGTCCTTGATGCTCAAGTCCAGAGCAG GTCTGTTGGTGCCCAGTCAGTCTTCTCTCCTGGACTCTGTCAGGTTTGCGTCTAAGAAGTCTGGAGGTAGCAGCAAGAATCTCGGGGGAAAGAGTCCTGGCAAGAGATATGGCTTCAAGAAACAGGACG GTAATTTTGTCCATGCTGGTAACGTACTTGCAACACAGAGGCTGATAAGGTATCACCCAGGAGCTCAT GTCGGGATGGGCACCAACAAGACGCTCTTTGCTCTGGAGGATGGATATGTCAGGTTCACCAAGGAGGTCTATATCCCACCACCGCGCTGCCCCGAGGCCACCCAGGTCATCACCAAGCTGCCCAAAGGAACTGTGCTCTACAAGACCTTCATCAACGTCCTTCCAGTCAAACAGGAGGGCAAGTTTAAACTGGTGGACATGGTCTaa
- the LOC139220028 gene encoding uncharacterized protein — translation MAPELLTVIVASVSCVAFCLVILMLVVVFYRKDPLCCRFRPYGTEQYTDDRPHYHSRHSFIGIAHNENSAAMNQGPDGPQLPGRLFVIGKPNDYHLNGAPPRLPSYESVRKKDRQRQIHSMISQRFGLSGCPDEPPPTYEETFRQPVDTWSVDLHSLDVRLSIHTQNDSPRLSENTRNPAQPSAAPQGPCSSCCPTQSSRVPSI, via the exons ATGGCTCCTGAGCTGCTGACTGTCATCGTGGCTTCAG TGTCTTGTGTAGCGTTTTGTTTGGTGATCTTGATGCTGGTGGTGGTCTTCTACAGAAAagatcctctctgctgcagattcAGACCCTACGGGACAGAACAGTACACA GATGACCGTCCACATTACCACAGCAGACACTCTTTCATTGGCATCGCCCATAATGAGAACAGCGCTGCCATGAACCAGGGGCCTGATGGACCACAA CTTCCTGGAAGGCTGTTCGTAATAGGGAAGCCAAATGACTACCACCTGAATGGAGCACCGCCGAGGCTGCCGTCCTACGAGAGCGTTCGTAAGAAGGACCGGCAGAGACAGATCCACAGTATGATCTCACAGCGCTTTGGCCTCAGTGGCTGCCCCGACGAG CCTCCACCAACATACGAGGAAACCTTTCGCCAGCCCGTCGACACTTGGTCCGTGGACTTGCACTCTCTGGATGTCCGCCTGTCAATCCACACCCAGAATGACTCCCCACGCCTCAGCGAAAACACACGAAACCCCGCTCAGCCGTCCGCAGCGCCGCAGGGGCCGTGTTCCTCCTGCTGCCCGACACAGAGCTCCCGGGTTCCGTCCATCTGA
- the LOC139219685 gene encoding ras-related protein Rab-37-like, with translation MERMESMEPISAHYTTAYPEIVPDSGYESRETTDGQAKTPPAPTYDEELVHKTILVGDSGVGKTSLLVQFDQGKFIPGSFSATVGIGFTNKVVTVDEVKVNLQIWDTAGQERFRSVTHAYYRDAHALLLLYDITSKTSFDNIRAWLTEIHEYAQSDVVIMLLGNKADMSGDRAIRRDEGERLAREYSVPFMETSAKTGVNVELAFVAVAKELKHRAVEHPSEPSFQIHEYIEAEKEKSGCCSYF, from the exons ATGGAGCGGATGGAGTCGATGGAGCCGATCTCGGCGCACTACACGACGGCTTACCCGGAGATCGTTCCCGATAGCGGCTACGAATCCAGAGAGACCACCGACGGCCAAGCAAAGACCCCCCCAGCTCCGACATACGATGAGGAGTTAGTGCACAAG ACAATCCTGGTTGGGGACAGCGGAGTGGGAAAGACATCTCTGTTGGTGCAGTTCGATCAGGGGAAGTTCATCCCCGGCTCGTTCTCTGCGACAGTGGGCATAGGAttcacg aATAAAGTGGTGACTGTCGACGAGGTGAAGGTCAACCTACAG ATTTGGGACACGGCTGGACAGGAAAGGTTCAGAAGCGTGACGCACGCCTACTACAGAGATGCACACG CTTTGCTCCTCCTGTATGACATCACCAGCAAAACCTCCTTTGACAACATTCGG GCATGGTTAACGGAGATCCATGAGTATGCACAGAGCGATGTAGTCATCATGTTGCTGGGCAACAAG GCTGACATGAGCGGTGACAGAGCCATCAGGAGAGATGAGGGAGAGCGGCTGGCCAGA GAGTATTCAGTTCCTTTCATGGAGACGAGCGCTAAGACGGGAGTGAACGTAGAGCTGGCCTTCGTCGCTGTGGCCAA GGAACTGAAGCACCGGGCCGTCGAGCACCCCAGCGAGCCCAGTTTCCAGATTCATGAATACATTgaagcagagaaggagaagtcaggctgctgcagctacttctaa